From Cronobacter turicensis z3032, the proteins below share one genomic window:
- the umuC gene encoding Protein umuC yields MFALVDMNSFFTSCETAFRPDLVGQPIVALSNNDGCVIARSREAKALGIKMGMPWFQLREMQFPQRIIAFSSNYELYGDMSQRVMTTLEEMCPRVEIYSIDEAFCDLTGVRNCRDLADFGREIRDTVRRNTRIHCGVGIAQTKTLAKLANRAAKEWPQTGGVVDLSNHARQRRLMALMPVEEVWGVGRRIARKLEAMGIKNALHLCDTDIRFIRKHFNVVLERTVRELRGEPCLEIEEFAPAKQEIVCSRSFGERITDYEAMRQAICSYAARASEKLRGEHQFCRYISVFVKTSPFSTEPYYGNHAGTKLLTPTQDTRDIIAAATRCLDAVWRDGHRYQKAGVMLGDFFSQGVAQLNLFDENAPRANSEALMSLMDKLNQQGRGTLYFVGQGIQQSWQMKREMLSPCYTTRLADVPTVRA; encoded by the coding sequence ATGTTCGCGCTGGTTGATATGAACTCGTTTTTCACGAGCTGCGAGACGGCATTCCGTCCCGATCTTGTCGGTCAGCCGATCGTGGCGCTTTCCAATAACGACGGCTGCGTGATAGCGCGCAGCCGCGAAGCCAAAGCGCTTGGCATAAAAATGGGCATGCCCTGGTTCCAGTTGCGCGAGATGCAGTTCCCTCAGCGGATCATTGCCTTTTCCAGCAACTATGAACTTTACGGTGATATGAGCCAGCGGGTGATGACGACGCTTGAGGAAATGTGTCCGCGCGTTGAGATATACAGCATCGATGAGGCTTTCTGCGACCTGACGGGAGTGCGGAACTGTCGCGACCTGGCTGATTTTGGCCGGGAGATACGCGACACCGTCCGGCGCAACACCCGGATCCATTGTGGTGTCGGTATCGCCCAGACGAAGACGCTGGCGAAGCTCGCCAATCGCGCGGCGAAGGAGTGGCCGCAGACGGGCGGGGTGGTGGACCTGTCAAACCATGCGCGCCAGCGGCGGCTGATGGCGCTGATGCCGGTAGAGGAAGTCTGGGGCGTCGGTCGGCGTATTGCCAGAAAGCTGGAGGCAATGGGCATTAAAAACGCTTTGCATCTCTGTGATACCGACATACGCTTTATCCGCAAACACTTCAACGTTGTGCTGGAGCGCACCGTGCGCGAGCTGCGCGGCGAGCCCTGTCTGGAGATCGAGGAGTTTGCCCCGGCGAAACAGGAAATCGTCTGCAGCCGGTCATTCGGGGAGCGAATCACCGACTATGAGGCGATGCGCCAGGCTATCTGCAGCTATGCGGCGCGCGCGTCGGAAAAGCTCCGCGGCGAGCATCAGTTCTGCCGGTACATTTCGGTGTTCGTGAAAACGTCGCCGTTCTCTACTGAGCCGTACTACGGCAACCACGCCGGGACAAAGTTGCTGACTCCCACACAGGACACGCGCGACATTATCGCCGCGGCGACGCGCTGCCTCGATGCGGTCTGGCGCGACGGCCACCGGTACCAAAAAGCAGGGGTGATGCTGGGTGACTTTTTCAGCCAGGGCGTGGCGCAGCTGAACCTGTTTGACGAGAATGCGCCGCGCGCGAACAGCGAAGCGCTGATGTCACTGATGGATAAACTCAACCAGCAGGGGCGGGGAACCCTGTATTTTGTGGGGCAGGGTATCCAGCAGTCGTGGCAGATGAAGCGGGAAATGCTGTCGCCGTGCTATACGACACGGCTGGCTGATGTGCCGACCGTGCGGGCATGA
- the umuD gene encoding Protein umuD yields MHSNFTGRYIMKIHPLVWPVTPVNIPFYADLISAGFPSPAADYIDSGIDLVSHLIAHPSSTYVLRVAGDSMRDAGILDGSLLLVDFSLHAKHNDIVVANIGGEFTVKRLVTYPVAQLRAENPAYPPIAVYDADDLEIVGVVICVINTLHRNVRAG; encoded by the coding sequence ATACACAGTAATTTTACCGGGAGGTACATAATGAAAATACACCCCCTCGTCTGGCCGGTTACGCCAGTCAACATCCCATTCTATGCAGACCTGATTTCAGCAGGGTTTCCGAGTCCTGCTGCCGATTATATCGACAGCGGCATTGACCTCGTTTCCCACCTTATTGCACATCCTTCATCCACCTATGTCCTGCGGGTTGCTGGCGACTCGATGCGCGACGCGGGCATCCTTGACGGTTCGCTTTTGCTGGTGGACTTCAGTCTGCACGCGAAGCATAACGACATCGTGGTCGCCAATATTGGCGGAGAGTTTACCGTTAAAAGGCTGGTGACGTACCCGGTGGCGCAGCTGCGCGCAGAGAACCCGGCTTACCCGCCTATTGCTGTTTATGACGCCGACGACCTCGAAATCGTCGGCGTTGTCATTTGCGTTATAAATACCCTGCACCGCAATGTTCGCGCTGGTTGA